ATCTCTGGCAGAAGTTGCAGCGTCAGTCCATAAGCTTTTTCAGCGCAGCCTCATACACCTCATAATCACTTTGAGAAAACAGGGTCATCACCACTTCGCCGAATTCCCGGCTATCCAGAAATTCAACGATCGTTGAGAGCGCCACAGTCGCTGCCCGGTCAATGGGAAACCGGTAAATCCCGGTTGAAATTGAGGGGAAGGAAATGCTGTGGATTCCATGCGCCGCCGCAAGCTGCAACGAATTGCGGTAGCAGTCTGCAAGCAGCTTATCCTTCCCTTCTTTGCCGCTCCACACCGGACCGACCGTATGAATCACGAAGCTTGCCGGCAGCCTGTACCCTTTTGTGATGACCGCTTTCCCGGTCGGCAGCTTCTCTCCGTTCAGCTGTTCCTGCCGGATTTGCCGGCATTCCGCGAGCAGTTCCGGCCCTGCCGCCCGGTGGATGGCACCATCAACTCCACCGCCACCGAGCAGGGTGCCATTTGCGGCGTTGACAATCGCTTCGGTTTCCTGTTTCGTAATATCGCCGGTTATCAATTTCAATGCATTGCCGTTTATCTCTATTTGCATATGCTTACCCCTTTCCTTATTCCTTGTTCGTTACCTTACCCGGAAACGGAAATCGGAAAAACTGAAAGAGTGCTGGCAGTCTTCACTTTACTGAAATGAAAAAAGAACAGCCTTAACTTGACTGTTCCTGATTTGTTCATTTTTCACCGAACGCAATGCTGATGCCGATCAAGGTGAAAAGCGCTCCCTGTAAGACGTTCAATTTTCTGGACATCGCTGGACTGCGGTTCAAGAACCGCCCGATTTCACCTGCAAAAACGCTGATCAGCGAAAAGATGACAAGTGCCTGGATAATGAAGAGAAAACCATAGCCGATCATCTGCAGGCTGATGCTGCCTGCACTGTAATCGATGAACTGCGGGAAAAGCGCCAGGAAAAACAGCGAGACTTTCGGATTCAGCAAGTTCATGATGACGCCCCGCTTATACAGCGACGGATAGTCAAGCGCACGTCTGGCCTTTAGATCAAAGCTGCCGCCTCCCGCCCGGAACGATTGACAGGCAAGATACAGCAAATAAGCGGCGCCTGCATACTTCACGATCGCAAAAGCAACCGCCGACTGATAGACGATGGCGGAAATTCCGATGGCTGCCGCTGTGATGTGGGCAATAAGCCCACTGCATAACCCGAGTGCCGTCGCAATGCCCGCCTTTTTATCCTGCGCAATGCTCTGGGCCAGCACGAACAGATTATCGGGTCCAGGCATAAGCGTCAATAGTACCGCCGCTCCGAGGAATGAGATGACCGATGTCAGATCCATATCGCCGCTTCCTTTCAAAATGAGTTGGAGTCATTATAGCAGAAGAACACCGGATGCACGTTGCTGAAAAAGAAAAATCCGCAAAAAAACAGAGGGCGGATTAACCTTGCCCCCAGTCTGATATCAAGTCATTCATCTTGTTCCTTCATTTGTTCGCGGATCCCGCCTGAAACGCCGGTTCCTTCCGCCATCGGTTCATGCAATGCCCCCGACGTCGGACCGGCAGGCGGTGCCTGCTGGATGAGTTTCTGCACATATTTGGCATTGAGAGTTTCCGTCGATTTCGGCAGGAATTTATGTGAAAGGACCGTACCTGACACTTTCGTTTCCACATCGACGCTTTTCTGCGGCTTATCGATGAGTCCAATCAGAACCTCGACCACGACTTCCGGTCCGTCCATCGGTTTCAGCTGTGCCCGGTGGCCGGTGTAATTGCCGGTATGGATGAACCAGGGAGTGTCCGTCGCCCAAGGATGCAGCGTGCATACATGGATATCGCCATAGCCTTCAAGCGCAATTTCCTCATGCAGCGCTTCTGTCAGTCCGGTCACTGCAAATTTCGTCGCGCTGTATGGCATATAGTACGGAAACGGAATCCGGCTGGCGATCGATCCGGTATTGATCAGCGTCCCGTACCCCTGTTCCTTGAACTGGCGCAAGGCGAAATGGCTGCCGATCACCATGCCGAAGACGTTGATTTCGACGACCCGCCGCATATCTTCTGCCGGCACTTCCGTGTAAGGCCCGATCAGTCCGATCGCCGCGTTGTTGATCCACACATCGATCTTGCCGAATTTGTCCATCGCCGTCCGGTACAGCCGCTCCACATCTTCTTCCTTACTGACATCCGCTGTCACAGCTGTTGCATTCGGACCCAATTCGGCCGCCATGTCTTCAATCACTTCCGTCCGGCGGGCTGCGAATATTACGCTGGCCCCTTCTTTTATCAGCTGTTCTGTCACGCCCCGTCCGATGCCGCTCGAGGCCCCGGCGATGACGACGGTCAGCCCGTCGCGCGATTTTGTCTCTGCCATTCTGTTCCCTCCCGTCTAGTCATCCTTCTTCCCTGCATCTTCTTTCCGTCTCCTGTCCCGGTTGCCGCCGGAAACGTCCACACCTTCCGGAATCGCTTCGTGAAGGCTGCCCGCTGTATTTTCTGCGGGCGGTGCCGCCTGAAGCAATTCCCACAGAATCAGGCCGGTCATCCTGTCGGTGAATCCCGGCACCACATTGTGGCCTGCCACCACGGCTTTCGATTTGATGCCGACTTCCACGCTTTCCGCCGGTTCACCGATCAGGCCGATCACCGTATCAATGACGATTTCCGGATCATCCATTGGCCACACATCGATCTGATGGCCGGTGTAATTGCCGGCATGCGTTGTCCACGGCGTATCTGTGACCCACGGGTGTACCGAACTGATATGAATATCATCATAGCCTTCCGCTTCCATTTCCTGATGAAGCCCGGCTGTCAGTCCTGCAATTCCGCGTTTCGTCGCGCTATAGACGGCACCGAACGGCATCGGCACTTTGCTAATGAATGAAGACATATTGATGAGCGTGCCGTGCCGGGTCTCCTTAAAGTGGCGAAGCGCACAGCGGCTGCCGATCATCATGCCGAACAAATTCGTCTCCACCATGCGGAGTTGATCACGCAGCGGGATTTCAGTGAATGAGCCAAGTGCTCCGAGCCCCGCATTATTGATCCACACATCCAGCCGGCCAAACGCGGACAGCGCTGTTTCAGTTAATCGGCTCATGTCTTCTTCCTTGCTGACATCCGTCGTTACTGCAATAGCGTTCGGACCGATTTCCTGCGCCATCCCCTCGATCAAATACGTTCTGCGCGCTGCCAGTACGACATTCGCGCCTTCTTCCGCCAGCCGCAGAGCAATCCCTTTTCCGAATCCGCTCGATGCGCCGGTGATGACCACCGTCAGCCCTTCTCTGGATCTCCTGTTTGACACAAGAACGCCTCCGTTCCTATTCTTCCCGCTGCTCCCGTTCCATCCGCTCCCGGTTGCCGCCGGAGACACCCGTCCCTTCTGCAACCGGTTCATGGAGATTGCCGGATGTATGTGGTGCCGGCGGTGCGCCTTCTTCCATCTGCAGCATGCTTTTTCCGGTGAGTTTCGATGTCAGGTTCGCCAGCAGGTCTCCGCCTGTAGCCGCCCCTTTCACTTTTACCCCGATTTCCACGCTTTCTTCCGGATCGTCGATCAGACCGATAATGGCATCGATCACTGTCTCCGGATCATCCATCGGCTTCAGGCTGATTTCATGGCCGGTATAATTTCCGGCATGCACCGTCCACGGCGTGTCGGTCACCCACGGATGGACCATGCAGACGTGGATGTCCTTCCAGTCCTCCAACGCCATTTCCTGATACAGTCCAGCCGTCAGTCCTGCAATGGCCTGCTTTGATCCGGTATAGGCGGCAGCGAACGGCGTCGTCACTTTGCTGGAAAAAGAAGCAATATTGATCAACGTGCCATGCCCTTGTTCTTTGAATTGCCGCAGGGCCAGCCGGCTGCCGTACATTTCACCGAGCAAATTTGTCTCGATCGTGCGGAGATGGTCGCGCAGCGGCGCTTCCGTAAACGAACCGAATACGCCCGTTCCGGCATTATTGATCCACACATCAATCTTTCCAAAAGCTTTCATTGTCTCGTTGAATAAGTTTTCCATGTCTTCTTCTCTGCTGACGTCTGTCGTCACGGCAATGGCATTCGTCCCAAGCCGGTTAGCCAGTTTCGAAATCACATCCGTCCGGCGGGCAGCGAGAGTAACGTTCGCTCCCTGTGCCGCCAGCCGTTCCGCAGTGCCTCTGCCGATTCCGCTTGATACGCCGGTGATGACGACCGTTAGCCCTTCCCGAATACCCTGTTCTTCCATAAACGTACCGTCCCCCATCGTTTTGACGTTATCTTTCTGTACCCCTTGTTTTCAGGAGATAACCCGGTAACCAGAAAACCCGCTGACCTTCAAATGGGATCGGCGGGTTTTCTATATGTATCTACACTGGCATCATTTTCCGGCTCCAGCTTTTCAGCACAGCTTGTTCCTTTCCGGGGTCAAGCCCCGCTTTTCGTTCCGTCTCCGTCCGGGCCGATTCCCAGGTTAGTGTGTCCCACATTATTTCACGGAGCGGTTGGAATGTCAGCCCTTCATTTGTCGCCCGCTGACCTCCATCGGCAGGAAGCTGGATTTCCTCATCCACCCACGTGTACATGCTCGCTGCTCCGCCAGCTGCCTGACACGTATTCCAGAATTTCCCCATTATCAAAACTTCAGCGGGGCTGGTCGCGTCGAATGTGCCCGATACTTGCTATTTCTATAGGCTGTTTAGGAAAGCTCCGTGCTTCTCCCGGCATTCATTATTCTACCAAAATAAAAAAAACACACGAGCCCTTTTGTAAAAAGGACAAGTGTGTTTGATCTCGTGGTTCCATTCAGCTTTCCGTCTCCCGCTGATTGCAGCATGGGACGGCT
Above is a genomic segment from Planococcus lenghuensis containing:
- a CDS encoding O-acetyl-ADP-ribose deacetylase; the encoded protein is MQIEINGNALKLITGDITKQETEAIVNAANGTLLGGGGVDGAIHRAAGPELLAECRQIRQEQLNGEKLPTGKAVITKGYRLPASFVIHTVGPVWSGKEGKDKLLADCYRNSLQLAAAHGIHSISFPSISTGIYRFPIDRAATVALSTIVEFLDSREFGEVVMTLFSQSDYEVYEAALKKLMD
- a CDS encoding LysE family translocator; this translates as MDLTSVISFLGAAVLLTLMPGPDNLFVLAQSIAQDKKAGIATALGLCSGLIAHITAAAIGISAIVYQSAVAFAIVKYAGAAYLLYLACQSFRAGGGSFDLKARRALDYPSLYKRGVIMNLLNPKVSLFFLALFPQFIDYSAGSISLQMIGYGFLFIIQALVIFSLISVFAGEIGRFLNRSPAMSRKLNVLQGALFTLIGISIAFGEK
- a CDS encoding SDR family NAD(P)-dependent oxidoreductase; this translates as MAETKSRDGLTVVIAGASSGIGRGVTEQLIKEGASVIFAARRTEVIEDMAAELGPNATAVTADVSKEEDVERLYRTAMDKFGKIDVWINNAAIGLIGPYTEVPAEDMRRVVEINVFGMVIGSHFALRQFKEQGYGTLINTGSIASRIPFPYYMPYSATKFAVTGLTEALHEEIALEGYGDIHVCTLHPWATDTPWFIHTGNYTGHRAQLKPMDGPEVVVEVLIGLIDKPQKSVDVETKVSGTVLSHKFLPKSTETLNAKYVQKLIQQAPPAGPTSGALHEPMAEGTGVSGGIREQMKEQDE
- a CDS encoding SDR family NAD(P)-dependent oxidoreductase; this encodes MSNRRSREGLTVVITGASSGFGKGIALRLAEEGANVVLAARRTYLIEGMAQEIGPNAIAVTTDVSKEEDMSRLTETALSAFGRLDVWINNAGLGALGSFTEIPLRDQLRMVETNLFGMMIGSRCALRHFKETRHGTLINMSSFISKVPMPFGAVYSATKRGIAGLTAGLHQEMEAEGYDDIHISSVHPWVTDTPWTTHAGNYTGHQIDVWPMDDPEIVIDTVIGLIGEPAESVEVGIKSKAVVAGHNVVPGFTDRMTGLILWELLQAAPPAENTAGSLHEAIPEGVDVSGGNRDRRRKEDAGKKDD
- a CDS encoding SDR family NAD(P)-dependent oxidoreductase — encoded protein: MEEQGIREGLTVVITGVSSGIGRGTAERLAAQGANVTLAARRTDVISKLANRLGTNAIAVTTDVSREEDMENLFNETMKAFGKIDVWINNAGTGVFGSFTEAPLRDHLRTIETNLLGEMYGSRLALRQFKEQGHGTLINIASFSSKVTTPFAAAYTGSKQAIAGLTAGLYQEMALEDWKDIHVCMVHPWVTDTPWTVHAGNYTGHEISLKPMDDPETVIDAIIGLIDDPEESVEIGVKVKGAATGGDLLANLTSKLTGKSMLQMEEGAPPAPHTSGNLHEPVAEGTGVSGGNRERMEREQREE